A window from Dehalobacter sp. DCA encodes these proteins:
- a CDS encoding class I SAM-dependent methyltransferase: MTTINSKEYWDSRFDVNWETAGGKNQTRFFMRILLDNLPEEVCKYIKDESPFILDWGCALGQGAEEISKRFPNAHVTGLDFSEIAVKKCKADYPSGNFRSEILDPQKDRFNVITSSNCLEHFPNPAEVFAQHLLSTGQYYILLVPYNEKPPICPEHQIILSENSFPLEINGFGRCFLKIINSQDKGYWCGQQMLMIYKRLSAAQNNSDP, translated from the coding sequence ATGACGACGATAAACTCTAAAGAGTATTGGGACAGCCGGTTTGATGTTAATTGGGAAACGGCGGGGGGAAAGAATCAGACAAGATTTTTCATGAGGATACTGTTGGACAATCTGCCCGAAGAAGTGTGTAAATACATTAAGGATGAGAGTCCCTTTATCCTGGATTGGGGCTGCGCTCTGGGACAAGGAGCTGAGGAGATTAGCAAAAGATTTCCAAACGCTCATGTGACCGGTCTGGACTTTTCAGAGATCGCTGTCAAAAAATGCAAAGCTGATTACCCATCCGGCAATTTCCGTTCGGAAATCCTCGATCCTCAAAAAGATCGCTTTAATGTTATTACCTCCAGCAACTGTCTTGAGCACTTTCCGAACCCGGCTGAAGTATTTGCTCAACATCTCTTAAGTACCGGCCAATATTATATACTTCTAGTTCCTTATAATGAAAAGCCTCCAATTTGTCCTGAGCATCAGATTATTCTTTCAGAAAACAGTTTTCCCTTAGAAATCAATGGCTTTGGGAGATGCTTTTTGAAAATCATAAATTCCCAAGACAAAGGATACTGGTGCGGCCAGCAAATGTTAATGATCTATAAAAGGCTTTCAGCCGCACAAAACAATTCAGATCCTTAG
- a CDS encoding CgeB family protein → MKIACFSASPIMKYGLMPGFEKNGEETKIFPMACMGDEMVTLELDGQVIRVPYTEQDKINSYIDKCIARYGPDYVILEGYQGELALGISMACEKYGCGFIYWSIEDPVGFARTLPIAKMADIVFTTALECIREYRNQGIQAHLLMFGCNPEFHRSGVYRPQCDLDFAVQASWYNFASRIEGFNILLKPLLGLGYKYRIWGYNWDSNPQARAFLGDNEDHFAGIFPNEKLPDLCASARIILGFQCDSSSITQTSMRNYEVLSCGGFYLCQYTKASAYIFREGTHLELVRDKEEAVSKVLFYLAHDQERIRVARLGQEYVHRRHSYEVRVSEDVLPYIERRASIRETAKIRELRI, encoded by the coding sequence TTGAAAATTGCCTGCTTTTCCGCATCACCAATCATGAAGTATGGGCTGATGCCTGGTTTTGAAAAAAATGGAGAGGAAACAAAAATATTTCCTATGGCCTGTATGGGTGACGAAATGGTGACTCTGGAATTGGACGGACAGGTTATCCGCGTTCCCTATACCGAGCAGGATAAGATTAATAGCTATATTGACAAATGCATAGCCCGATATGGACCAGATTATGTCATCCTGGAAGGCTATCAGGGGGAACTGGCACTTGGCATTTCCATGGCCTGTGAAAAGTATGGCTGCGGGTTTATTTACTGGAGTATTGAAGATCCGGTGGGTTTTGCTAGAACACTGCCTATAGCAAAAATGGCCGATATTGTATTTACGACCGCTTTGGAGTGTATCCGTGAATACCGGAATCAAGGAATTCAGGCCCATCTCCTTATGTTTGGCTGCAATCCTGAATTCCACCGAAGCGGGGTATATAGGCCCCAGTGTGATCTGGATTTTGCGGTGCAGGCTAGTTGGTACAATTTTGCTTCCAGAATAGAGGGCTTTAACATTTTGTTAAAGCCTTTGCTGGGATTAGGTTATAAGTATCGCATTTGGGGGTACAATTGGGACAGTAATCCACAGGCCCGCGCTTTTCTAGGAGATAATGAAGACCATTTCGCCGGGATTTTTCCCAATGAGAAGCTGCCGGATCTATGTGCTTCTGCCAGAATCATTCTAGGATTTCAGTGTGATTCCTCCAGTATTACGCAGACCAGTATGCGGAATTATGAGGTGCTTTCTTGCGGGGGATTCTATCTTTGTCAATATACCAAGGCCAGTGCCTATATTTTCCGTGAGGGAACCCACCTTGAACTTGTCAGGGATAAAGAAGAGGCCGTGAGCAAAGTGTTATTTTACTTGGCCCATGACCAGGAACGTATCAGGGTTGCCCGGCTAGGGCAGGAGTATGTGCACAGAAGGCACTCGTATGAGGTCAGGGTTAGTGAGGATGTTCTTCCTTACATTGAACGGAGAGCAAGCATAAGGGAAACCGCTAAGATCAGAGAACTAAGGATCTGA